The Streptomyces sp. NBC_01775 genome includes a region encoding these proteins:
- a CDS encoding LCP family protein, translating into MNQWPDGWTDRPGGREGRGSDAHPDPTRVMPHTSNPSVPPQSRGQYDQGPGYDQGYSEGQVYGGGRGGRGDGRDDDGYGSYDSRPRPDWRKRIKWTAITLVVVTLVWSVATYFWADSKLRREVDLSIVEDRPEAGDGTNYLIVGSDSREGMSKQEKNDLHTGGPTDEGRTDSIMILHVGDNGNTMISLPRDSDVVVPSFTGSESGKHFPAQGKHTKINATYATDGPELLVRTVEHNTGLKIDHYAEIGFGGFAKIVDSVGGVEMDIPRDIHDNKSGADFKKGKQTLDGKDALAFVRTRYALPGSDLDRTKNQQKFLSALANQTATPSTVLNPFKLYPTMGAGLDTLKVDKDMSLWNVASMFWAMKGVSGGDGKSMNMPISGPAPGGNLAWDKTKVKQLVEQLNNDEKVTVSSDR; encoded by the coding sequence ATGAATCAGTGGCCCGACGGTTGGACTGACCGCCCCGGGGGCCGGGAGGGTCGTGGCAGCGACGCGCATCCCGACCCCACACGTGTCATGCCCCACACATCGAACCCCAGTGTCCCGCCCCAGTCCCGGGGCCAGTACGACCAAGGACCGGGCTACGACCAGGGCTACAGCGAGGGCCAGGTCTACGGCGGCGGCCGAGGCGGTCGCGGGGACGGCCGGGACGACGACGGCTACGGGTCCTACGACAGCCGCCCGCGGCCCGACTGGCGCAAACGGATCAAGTGGACCGCCATCACGCTGGTCGTGGTGACGCTGGTCTGGTCGGTGGCCACCTACTTCTGGGCCGACTCCAAGCTGCGCCGCGAGGTGGACCTCAGCATCGTCGAGGACCGCCCCGAGGCGGGCGATGGCACCAACTATCTGATCGTCGGCTCGGACAGCCGCGAGGGCATGTCCAAGCAGGAGAAGAACGACCTGCACACCGGAGGCCCCACCGACGAGGGCCGCACCGACTCGATCATGATCTTGCACGTCGGCGACAACGGCAACACGATGATCTCGCTGCCGCGCGACTCCGATGTCGTGGTCCCGTCCTTCACCGGATCCGAGTCGGGCAAGCACTTCCCCGCCCAGGGCAAGCACACCAAGATCAACGCGACCTACGCGACGGACGGCCCCGAACTGCTCGTCCGTACGGTCGAGCACAACACCGGGTTGAAGATCGACCACTACGCGGAGATCGGCTTCGGCGGCTTCGCGAAGATCGTGGACTCGGTCGGCGGCGTGGAGATGGACATCCCGCGCGACATCCACGACAACAAGTCGGGCGCCGACTTCAAGAAGGGCAAGCAGACGCTGGACGGCAAGGACGCGCTGGCGTTCGTGCGTACCCGCTATGCGCTGCCCGGCAGCGACCTGGACCGCACCAAGAACCAGCAGAAGTTCCTCTCGGCGCTCGCGAACCAGACGGCGACCCCCAGCACCGTCCTCAACCCGTTCAAGCTCTACCCGACGATGGGCGCGGGCCTGGACACGCTCAAGGTCGACAAGGACATGAGCCTGTGGAACGTCGCCTCGATGTTCTGGGCGATGAAGGGCGTCTCCGGCGGGGACGGCAAGTCGATGAACATGCCGATCTCGGGCCCGGCGCCCGGGGGCAACCTCGCGTGGGACAAGACGAAGGTCAAGCAGCTCGTCGAACAGCTCAACAACGACGAGAAGGTCACCGTCTCCTCCGACCGCTGA
- a CDS encoding acyl-CoA thioesterase yields MTDQGPIPAGDDLPGKPTSASRTTLSHIMTAGDTNLYGTVHGGVIMKLADDAAGAVASRHSGGPAVTASMDEMAFLSPVRVGDLVHVHAQCNWTGRTSLEVGVRVMAERWNESTPAQQVGSAYLVFAAVDEDGKPRTVPPVIPETDRDERRFQEAQIRRTHRLARRRAIKDLRAARAAS; encoded by the coding sequence ATGACTGATCAGGGCCCCATACCGGCAGGGGACGACCTTCCCGGAAAGCCGACCTCCGCGTCACGCACCACGCTGTCGCACATCATGACGGCGGGTGACACCAACCTGTACGGAACGGTGCACGGGGGCGTGATCATGAAGCTGGCCGACGACGCGGCCGGAGCGGTCGCGAGCCGGCACTCTGGCGGGCCCGCCGTGACGGCGTCCATGGACGAAATGGCGTTCCTCTCCCCGGTCCGCGTAGGCGATCTCGTTCATGTGCACGCACAGTGCAATTGGACGGGACGGACATCCTTGGAGGTCGGCGTACGCGTCATGGCCGAGCGCTGGAACGAGTCGACGCCCGCGCAGCAGGTCGGGTCGGCGTACCTGGTGTTCGCGGCGGTCGACGAGGACGGGAAGCCGCGCACCGTGCCGCCGGTGATCCCGGAGACGGACCGCGACGAGCGGCGCTTCCAGGAGGCCCAGATCCGACGCACCCACCGGCTCGCCCGCCGCCGCGCCATCAAGGACCTCCGCGCCGCACGCGCCGCCTCCTGA